Below is a window of bacterium DNA.
ATTGCGTACATCTTCGGAGCGGTGCTGTCGGCAGCCGCCGGCTTCGCGGGCATGCGGATCGCGACGGCGGCCAACTCCCGGACCGCTGAGGCGGCCCGGCTCGGCGGGGTGAAGCGCGCCCTGCCGGTGGCCTTCCGCGGGGGCGCGGTCATGGGGTTCTGCGTAGCCGGACTGGGCCTGCTGGGAGTGACCATCGGCTATCTACTGTTCGTCGAGGTGCTGAGCATCAGCGACTCGGACCAGTACAACATCATCGCCGCCATCGGCCTGGGAGGGTCGTCCATCGCCCTCTTCGCCAGGGTGGGCGGCGGCATCTACACCAAGGCGGCCGACGTGGGGGCCGATCTGGTGGGGAAGGTCGAGGCAGGTATTCCCGAGGACGACCCCCGCAACCCGGCGGTGATCGCCGACAACGTCGGTGACAACGTGGGCGACGTGGCCGGCATGGGGGCCGACCTGTTCGAGTCCTACGTCGGATCGATCGTGGCCCCGATCGCCTACGCGGCCATCGTGTTCTCATCGAGGTCCTTCGCCACCGAGGCGATCATCTTCCCCCTGGCCGTGGCCGCAATCGGGATGTTCGCCGCCATCATCGGCTCCTTCTTCGTACGGGTGACCGGGGACAACCTGGCCAAGGCCCTGCACCGCGGGAACAATGTGGCGGTCGGCCTCACCGTCATCGGCGTCCTGATCCTCACCAACGTGGTGTTCGGGGGATCGGGCGGGGTGGAGAACCCCTTCGGCCTGTCCCTGGCCGTGCTGGTAGGCCTGGCAGTGGGGATCTGCGTGGGCAAGATATCGGAGATATTCACCTCCGACCATTACAAGACCGTCAAGGAGATCGCACGCCAGTCCGAGACCGGTCCGGCCACTGTGATACTGGCCGGCATATCCGAGGGGATGCGGTCCGCGGCCATCTCCGTGGTGGTGGTAGCCGCCGGGATCGCCGGCGCCTACGCCGCCGGAGACTGGGCGATCGGAGACGGCGGAGGGATCTACGGCGTGGCCATCGCCGCCATCGGCGTTCTCTCCACGCTCGGGATCACGGTGGCGGTGGACGCCTACGGTCCGATAGCCGACAACGCCGGGGGCATCGCCGAGATGGCCCACCTGCCGCCCGAGGTGCGGGAGGCCACAGACGAGCTGGACGCGCTGGGCAACACCACCGCCGCACTGGGAAAGGGCTTCGCCATCGGATCGGCGGCGGTAACGGCGCTGGCGCTGTTCGCCGCCTTCACCCAAGCCGTCGGCCTGGACGCCATCGACATCACCAACGTGGGCACGACCGTCGGCCTGTTCCTGGGCGGCATGTTCCCGTTCCTGTTCGCCGCTCTCACCATCAAGGCGGTCGGGAGAGCCGCCTTCCGGATGATCGAGGAGGTGCGGCGCCAGTTCCGCGAGATCCCCGGATTGCTGGCGGGCGATCCGAGCGCTCGGCCCGAGTACGCCCGGGCGGTGGACATCGCCACCGGTTCGGCGTTGCGGGAGATGGTGATTCCGGGCGCCCTGGCAGTGGCCCTACCGCTGGTGGTGGGCTTCATCGACGTGGAGGCTCTGGGAGGCCTGCTGGCCGGCGCTCTGGTGACCGGGTTCCTCCTGGCAATCTTCATGGCCAACGCCGGGGGTGCCTGGGACAACGCCAAGAAGCTCATCGAGAGCGGCGCCTTCGGGGGCAAGGGCTCGGAGCAGCACAAGGCGGCGGTTATCGGCGACACGGTGGGCGATCCGTTCAAGGACACTTCCGGTCCGGCGATGAACATCGTCATCAAGGTGATGACGATCGTCTCCCTGATCTTCTCCGCCGCATTCATCTGATCTGTTACCACCCAGTTCCGTCGTGAAACGGGTGCTGCTGGTCCGCCACGGGGAGTCCGAAGCCAACGCCGGCGAGATCTGGCAGGGTGCCACCTCCTCACCGTTGACCGCCAGGGGTCGCCACCAGGCCGGATTGGCCGCCGAGCGGTTGGCCGGCGGACGGTTCGATCTGGTGGAGAGCTCCGACCTCGAGCGGTCCCTTCACACCGCCGAGATAGCCGGCTTCCGGCCGCGGGTGAAGGCCGGTTGGCGGGAAGGCGACATCGGTGTCTGGGAGGGCCGGCCCGGCGAGTGGGTCGAAGCCCACTACGGCCAAGACCTGACCCGGCTGCACGGGGACTACGACCTGCGGATGGGCGAGACCGGTGAGTCACCCCGCCAGGTGTCCGAGCGGGGCTGGGAGGCGCTGGCCGGACTGTTGAGCCGTCTCGAGGAGGGGCAGACCGGCCTGGTGTTCACCCACGGCGGCCTGATCGAACTGGTGCTGTGGCGGCTGCTGGGTCTTCCGATAGGGCGCCGCCGCCTCGGGTTCCTGTCCAACACTTCCCTTTGCGAATTGGCATTCGAGGACGGGGAGGCGTGCATCCTGCGCTACAACGACGCCGCCCATCTCGGGCCGGTGTCCTTCTGGGCCGATGTCAACCGGGACGGAGGCGGCATCGTGGTCGATCTGATCCGCCACGGTGTCACGCAGGCCAATCTGGAACGGCGCGCCCAGGGGCGAGTCGACAGCGATCTGCATCCCTGGGGACGGGAGCAGGCCCGGCGGCTGGCATCATGGATCGGGAAGGTTGACGAAGTCTTCTCCTCCACGCTGCGAAGGGCGTCGGTCACGGCAGAGATTGCACTCGGGCGGCCGCCCGTGCTGGTGGACGAACGGGTCGAGATGAGCTTCGGCGAATGGGAAGGTGAGCTGTGGGAGGAACTCGAGGCGTCGGGCCGGCTCAGCGGCTATCCCCGGGACGGAAAGGACATCCGGCGGGGCGGCACCGGCGAGACCTGGAGCGAGGCCCAGGAGCGGGTGACCGCGTTCATCAGCAGCCTTGCCGGCACCTACTCGGGGCGCCGGGTAGCGGCCGCGTCACACGGCGGGGCGATCAAGGCCTATTCCACCGCGGTCCTGGGATTCGACTACGGCAAGGCCCGGTTGCTGGGTCCACTGGAGAACACGTCGGTCACCCAGGTGGCGATCGCGCCGGACGGGCACTCGACGCTGGCCACCTACAACATCACCCACCACCTCGAGGGCCTGGAGGGCTAGCTCCGGGAACTCCCTTGCAGGCACCTCTCTCAACAGTCCGCTCAGATTCCTGTGGGACCATAGGTGGCTGTGAGGGGAGCAGACGAGACCGTCGTCCTGGTGGTGGAGGACGATCCGAATATCGCCCGCCTGGTGGACGTGTACCTGCGACGGGACGGCTACCGGGTGTACAAGGCGGCGGACGGCGCCACCGGGCTCGACCGTATCAAGCAGTACCGGCCCAAGCCGGTCATCCTCGACATCGGGTTGCCCGGCGATGTCGACGGCATCCAGCTGTGCCGCGAGTTGAGGGCCACTTCCGATATCCCCATCATCATGCTCACCACCTGGGCCGTTGTCACGGTGGACGACGACGGTCCCGGTATCAGCCGCGAGGACCGGCCCCACGTGTTCGAACGCCTCCTACGTGGCCCGGCACACGCCCCGGATCGAAGAGGCCGGCTCGGGTCTGGGCCTCACCATCGTGGCCGAACTGACCGAGGTCATGGGAGGCACGGTGAGCATCACCGCCCGCCGGCCCACCGGCACCCGATTCATCGTGCAGCTCCCCGCCACGGAACATTGAGTCCATCGTGAGCAGGCGCACCAGGTTCGTCACAGGAGCAGTGGTCGCGATGTTGTGGGTGGCCATCGCCGCGGTCGGATGGTGGAGCCTGCGGACCGACGGACCGGAACCGGTAGATCTGGAGGCGGCTGTAGCTCGGCTGGAAACCGCACCCGGCGACGACAGCGGCGGCTTACCGGCCTCCGAGTCTGACGACCGTGCCTTGGGCTCCACGCCCGCCACCGGGTCCAGCGAGGACTCCGGAGTGGCACCGAGCGCCGGACCGGATGCTTCGGTCAGCACGTCGACCGCCGCGGCCGGGGACAACACCGCGTCGACGGAAGCCGGCAGCGAGACGACAGCTGTGGACACCGAGGCGGCCGGCTTGGCGGGGGTATGGACCGTAGTTACCAGCGAAGGCACCGACGGGACGACCGGAGAAGCCCCGGTCAGCCTTGCCGGATACCGGGTGGTGGAGGTGCTGGCGGGCGGTGTTGACGAGTCCACCGTGGTGGGTCGCACCGCCGACGTGGCCGGCGCCATCGAGCTGCGAGGCGGCACTCTGGTTGCCGCGACTGTGCAGGTCGAGATGGCCACTCTGCGGACCGACGACAGCCACCGTGACAGCCATGCGCGCAAAGCCCTCGACACCGAGGGGTTTCCGCTGGCCACATTCAAGCTCGCAGAGCCGGTGGAGTTGCCCGCCGGGGTGTCCGAGGGCGAGCGTTTCTCAGGATCGGTCCTGGGAGACCTCACGATCAAGGGGGTAACCAACCGCGTCGTGTTCGATCTGGAAGCTCAACTCGCCGGCGACGGCATCGTGGTCGTGGGTTCGGCTCCGGTGACCTTCAGCGACTACGGAGTGACCGCCCCGACGTCCATCGCCGTCATCTCGGTCGAGGACCACGGCATCATGGAGTTCCAACTCTTCTTTGCCCGGTGAGCATCGGCTGGTAGCCGTGCAAGTCCGCGCGACGCCGCAGCACCGACGTTCGTCTAGGCCGGTCCCGAGCGGGCCGCAAATGGCCCCCGAAAAACCGCGACCCGCACACGGTCCCCTGGATGGACGGACAAGGCCTCTCGCACAGCCTTGGGCAAGGTGGTCTGTCCTTTGGACGTAATAGTTGATTCAATCATTTATCACCACCACTTTCCGTGATAACTCCAATATCATTACATCAGTCACAACAGCAAGGATTCTCACCGAAGTCATGGGGTCTCGGTCAGCGATCCGGCGACCCTTTCCTTGATCCCCTCGGGCCGGTTCGATCCGATCGGTGTGGCGTCATCAACCGGCGTAGGTGCTTAGCGATATGCAACTCATGACTCAGGTGGGACAGCAACGTACCCGCAGCTCAGAACGCAGAAAACACTTCGAGGCCCCGGTCGGCTCGAGCGCAGCGGGCGGCTAGCGAGTCTCCCACACGATCAGCGAGGCCCAGTCGTCGACCTCGGGATCCTCCATGTAGTTCTCCAGCACCCCGCGGGCCTCGAAGCCGTTCGCGATCTGGAAGCTCAGGGTCCGGTCGTACAGTTCGCCGGCGGCCACCTTCTCCACGTACTCGGCGGCGGACATGTTGTCCTTGTGCCGGGCGTATCCGGGGATCACCCCGCCGGCGACGATGCCTCGCAGGCCGAGAGTCCGGCACACCTCCTGGCGCAGGTCGTACAGGCGGCTGCCGATCCCGCGGCGGCGGTAGCGAGGGTCCACCGCGATGTCGGTGCCGTAATACCACTCGCCGGTCGGATCGTGTCCGGCCTTGTGCTCCCCGGACATGATGTCCTTCATGCGGTGCTGGGGGCGGGACAGGTCGAAGTGGACCCTCACCCCCAAGCCCATCGCGATCGGCGTCTCGCCGTCCAGTACCACGAAGTTCCCCTCGGGGAAGACCTCGGCGAGCTCGACCAGTTCCGCGGCGTTGTAGAGGTCCGCGGGGTTCACGCTGGGAAAAGACCGGAGTTCGAGTGCCTCCAGTTGCCGGGCCCATCGGGCCTCCAGATTCATGTAGCGGAGGTCTTCGGTCACCCCCAAAATTATACTTCCGGTGGTGCCCGACTACTCGAACCTGTCGCTTTGGATGGCGACATTCGAAGGCGACCTCACGCCCCGCCCGCCCCTCGATGGCGATGCCTCGGTCGATGTGGCCATCGTGGGGGGCGGCTTCACCGGCCTCTGGACCGCCTACTACCTCACCGAGCGGGACCCGTCCCTGTCGATCCTGGTAATCGAGCGGGAGATCTGCGGCTTCGGCGCCTCCGGGCGCAACGGCGGATGGGCGGTGGGGGAACTGGCCGCCGGCTTCGGGGCCTACGCCCGTCGCTCCAGCCGGCAATCGGCGGGCCGTCTCATGGACTACGTGCATGGCTCGGTCGACGAGATCGGGCGGGTGGCGGCAACCGAGGCCATCGAATGCGGGTTCGCCAAGGGTGGGGTGATCCGGTTCGCCCGCAGCCGCGCCCAGGCGGAGCGCCAGGCGGCCGAGATCGAGAGCAACCGCGCCAACGGCATCGGCGAGGACATCATCCGCCTGCTGGAGCCGGAGGAGGTGCGGCGCTTCGCCCGGCCCACCGACCTCCACGGTGGCATCTTCTACGCGCCCTGCGCGGCGCTCGATCCGGCCCGGCTGGTAAGGGGGCTGGCCGGGGTGGTGGAGAGGCGCGGGGTCCGGATCGTGGAGCGGACCGCGGCCACAGCCATCCGGGACGGATCGGTCACCACCACCGGCGGGCGGGTCGGCGCCCGGGTGGTGATCCGGGCCACCGAGGCATACACCCGCGACCTCCCCGGGGAACGGCGGACCCTCGTGCCGCTCTACTCGTTGATGATCGCCACCGAGCCGCTGGACGCCTCGACCCTTGCCGAGATCGGGCTCGACACCCGGCCGACCTTCGCCGACGATCGCTACGCGGTGGTCTACGGGCAGCGAACCGCCGACAACCGGATCGCCTTCGGGGGGAGGGCGATCCCTTACCTGTACGGCTCCCGGATCGACCCGGCCACTGAGAGGAACCGGCGTTCCCACGACCTCATAAGAAGGGTGCTGGTGGACATCTTCCCGGCCCTCGGCGACGCGGCCATAACCCACGAGTGGGGCGGCGTGCTGGCGGCGCCCCGCAACTGGGTCCCGGCAGTGCGCTACGACTCCCGGACCGGATCGGGTACGGCCGGGGGCTACGTCGGCGAGGGGGTGGCGCCCTCCAACCTGGCGGGCCGCACCCTGGCCGATCTGATCGTCGGCGCCGATTCCGAGCTGGCCGAGCTCGCCTGGGTCGGAATCGAATCCCGTCCGTGGGAACCCGAACCGCTGCGCTGGCTGGGTATCCGGGGCACCCGGGCCGTGATGGGCTGGGCCGATCGCTTCGAGTTCGGCACCGGACGCTCCTCCCGCCTCGGCCGCCTGGCCTATGGACTGCTCCGCCGCTGAACCGCTGATCTCCCTCCAACGGAGGGGTTGTCCGTCGTACCCACGGGGGTAACGATGCCCTATAGGAGAACGGACGACAGCCGGATGGCCGTCGCCCGTCACCCCGAACTGGCGGGTATTGCCTGTGGGTACAGGACCGGGCCTGAGAAACTCGGAGCCGGGAGGAGTGCCTCCTGGTTGCGGTTCGACTCCGCTGCCCGCCGCCGTTTACCGCAACATTGGTTAGATGGTAACAGCGCTGCGTCTGGAGGACTACCCCTATACCCGACGTTCCACCCGCCTTGGGTGCCTCGCCCACAGGCTGCTCCGCCGCTGAAGCTGACGAGTCATCACCCCAGGGAACCGGAGGGGCGCCCGTCGCTCCTAGGGGGTAAGGATGCAGCCTCGGACAACGGGCGACAGCCAAACACCGTCGCCCGTCGCCGCGGCTTGGCAGGTATTGCCTGTGGTACAGGACCGGGCCTCAGATGCCCTAACGGTAACGCTGTCCAGGCCCGTTGCCTTCCCCCGTCGGGTTATTGTCCTGATCCCTGGAACGGCGGCATCTGATCCTCATGGAGTGGGAAAATGCATCACAGTGAAGCCATTGGAGCACTTGTTCGAGCATGGACCGCGTCCTCCATCGGCCGGACCGCGTGATATGAGTGGAGCCGGTCCGAACCCCACCCCGCCCATCCTTCCGGCGTGTGTGGGAGACCCAGACCTCGCCACCGGGTGAGATCGCCGATGGCTGCTTCGCAAGTCCAAGTTGAGGCAATTCTCGACATCGGGCGGCGGGCCGGGCTGGCCGCGGTGGGGGTGTGCCGGGCAGAGCCGTTCACCGAGATGGCCGAAACGTTGCACCAGCGTAAGGAAGACGGGCTCCACGGCGGGATGCAGTTCACCTACCGCAACCCGGAGCGCTCTACCGATCCGTCGCGCATCCTGCCGGGAGCCGCCTCCCTGGTGGTGGGCGCCCTCGACTTCTGGCGCTGCGAGCCGGATCACCCGGACGACGGGCTCCCGTACGGACGGGTGGCGGCCTACGCCCGGGAGGATCACTACGCCGCCCTCCGCTCCGCTCTCGATCAGGTGGCAGACGCGCTGCGCGCGGCGGGACACCGGGCGGTGGTGGTGGCCGACGGGAACAGCCTGGTCGATCGGGCGGCCGCCTACCGGGCCGCCATCGGTTGGTGGGGGAAGAGTTCCAACATCCTGGTGCCAGGAGCGGGGAGCCTGGTGGTGCTGGGCGCGGTGGTGACCGACGCCCCTCTGTGCGATACGGATCCGGCGCCGATGGCCGACGGCTGCGGGTCGTGCCGTCAGTGCCTAGACGGGTGTCCCACCGGCGCCATCATCGCTCCCGGGGTGGTAGATGCCCGCCGCTGCCTGGCCTGGCTGGTCCAGGAGTCCGGGGTCTTCCGTCCCGAGTTCCGGGTGGCGCTGGGGGACCGGATCTACGGCTGCGACGACTGTGCCGAGGTGTGCCCCCCCAACCGGGTCCGCGTCCGCCTCGACAGCCCGAGGGCGAAGAGACCGAACGAGGCCTGGGTCTCTCTGGTCGATCTGCTCGACGCCTCCGACGAAGACCTCATGGCCCGCTTCGGACGCTGGTACATCCCGCGCCGCCAGCCCCGATACCTGCGGCGCAACGCCCTGGTGGCGCTGGGCAACGTCGGGGATCCATCCGAACCCCGGGTCCGCTCCGCTGTCAGCCAGGCCCTGGCACATCCCGACCCGCTGGTGCGCGCCCACGCCGTCTGGTGCGCTCGACGCCTCGAGTTGGGCCTCACCGCTTTACAGGGCCGCGACGACCCGCTGGTCCGTGAGGAACTGGATCGCCGGGTGCCGGTTCGTGCACCCCTCGCGTAGGCCCTACCCCACCGCCTCGATGAACGCGTCGGTGTAGTTGATCTCGAAGTCGCCGGTGTCCTGTATCTCCTCCAGCGAACCCACCCCGCCCGGGATCACCGCCGGGTCGGCCACGAAGTCCAGCAACTCCTGCTCCAAGCCGTCAAGGGCCGCCTCGTTGGGCGTGGAGTAGTAGTTGTAGTTGGACAGCGCCGCACCGTTCTCCGGATCGAGAATCCAGTTGATGAAGGTGTGGGCCGTGCAGGGATTGGGGGCGTCGTGCGGGATCGCCATGTTGTCGATCCAGCGCGTTCCGCCCTCCTCCGGCACGAAGTACACGTAGCGGGACGGGTCGTCGGTCTCCAGGAACTGCGTGAACATGTCACCCGAGTAGCCATGGGCTATCGCCGTCTCGCCGGTAGTGAGCAACTCGTCGGCCTGATCCGTGTCGAAGGCCGCCACCCGGCCCCGCGCCTCGGCGACCAGCTGCTTGGCCTCCTCCAGCTCGGCGTCGTCAGTGGTGTTGAGCGAGTAGCCGAGGTACTTGAGCGCCGCGCCCAGGGTTTCCCGCGGGTCGTTCAGCAGCGAGATCCGGCCTGCGTACTGATCCGCGAAGCTCGGGTCGAAGACGATCGACCAGGACCTCGGGAAGTCGGTTCCCACCACCGCGGTGTCGACGGCCAGGCCGGTGGTTCCCCACTGGTAGGGCACCGAGTAGTCGCCGGCGGGGTCGTACACCAGATCGCTGAAGTCCGCCGAGATGTTGCCGATGTTGGGTATGGCATCCTTGTTGAGAGGTTGGATGTCCTCGCCGGCGATCAGGATGGCCACCATGTAGTCGGACGGAACGATGAGGTCGTATCCCGAGTTGCCCGCGGAGATGATCGGCTGCATGGCCTCGTTGGAGTCGTAGACATCCACGGTCATCGCGACGCCGTACTCGGCTGCGAAGGCGTCCACCAGGTCCGGATCGATGTACTCGGCCCAGTTGTACAGGTTCAGGTCACCATCCGTCTGGCCCACTTCGCAATCTGCTGCGGCAGCAGAGTCTCCGCCGTCCTCCGCACAGGCGGCCGCCAGGAGCGTCATTGCCGCCAGCACGGCGACCAGGCGACGCATCGGGGTAGGTCTCATTGCAACCTCTTTCTATGTTCTCGCTCGTGACTTCGAAGCCCGCCCCAGGCTCGCCCTCCGAATGGCGGCCGCGTCGAGACGGCTCAGGCGGATTGTATCGGCGCGCCGGAGAGAAGGTGGCGCTGATCGGTAGTTCTCGTGGTCGAGGGATGTGGTCTGCCGGTCCCCGGACAGACCACTAATCCGATCGCCTTCGCAGGCGGGCTCCCAGGCTCCGGCCCGTCTCTCCGGTCCGGAGGCGTTGGGTGGCAAGCGACAGGATCACCAGCACTATCGACGCCGCCAGCATGATGACCGAGACGGCGTTGATGAGCGGGGTGACGCCGCGGCGGATCATGCCGAACACGAACACCGGCAGGGTGGTGGAACCCGGGCCTGAGGCGAACTGGGTGACCACCACATCGTCGAGCGACAGGGTGAGGGCGAGGAGCGCACCGCCTGCTATGCCCGGCGCGATCTGCGGCAGGGTCACGTAGCGGAAGCTGCGCCACCGGTTGGCGTAGAGATCGAGGGCGGCTTCCTCCAATTGCTCGTTCATGCCCGACAGCCGGGCCCGGACCACCACCGACACGAAGCTGATGTTGAAGGCGATGTGGCTGATCGTGATGGTCGTGAATCCCTTGGTGAGGTCGAGGCCGAACAGCAACTCGGCGATGCGGATCCCTTCGGAGAAGAACAGCAGCATCATCACCGCCATGGTGACGTCGGGGATGATGATCGGCAGGTAGAGGAGGGCGTCGAACACCCGCTGCCCCCTGAAGCGGAACCGCTCCAGGGCCAGCGCGGCCAGCGTCCCCAGCACCACCGAGATCACGGTGGACAGCAGGGCCACCCGGATGGACACCCACAGGCTGTTCTGGAGCTGCGAGTGGTCGATGAACTGCTCGTACCAGGACAGGGTGAAGCCGCCCCATCGCCCCACGTTGCGGTCGTCGCTGAACGAGAACACCACCAGCAGGACGATCGGGGCGTAGAAGAAGGCGTACACCAGCCAGGCCGTTCCCGACAATGCCCAAGCAGTGACGCTGCCGGGCCGGGCCGCACCGCCCATCATGGCCGCCTCCCGCGGATCACAGGTTCCGCCCTCCCGCCCGGAAGTAGATCAGAGTGGCGGTGAGCATCACGGTCATCAGCACGAAGGACAGCGAGGCTCCCAGAGGCCAGTTTCGAGCGGTCAGGAACTGCACCACGATGTAGGAGCCCAGCATGGTGGACTTGCCGCCGCCCAGGATCTGGGGGGTGACGTAGGCGCCCAGGCTGGGTACGAACACCAGGATCGAACCGGCCAGTACCCCGGGCATCGACAGCGGCAGCAGCACCCGCCGGAAGGTCTGGGCGCCGGACGCGTACAGGTCACGGCCGGCTTCGATGAGGCTCCCGTCGATTCGCTCGATGGCTGCGTAGAGCGGCAGGACCATGAAGGGCAGGAACCCATATACCAGGCCCAAGATCACTGCCGAGTGGGTGAAGAGGATCTCCTGACGTCCCAGACCGAGCGCCTCGGTCACGGCGGCGAAGGGACCGTCCGACCCGAGAATCACCCGCCAGGCGTAGTTGCGAACCAGGAAGTTGGTCCAGAACGGGATCATCACGAACACCAGCAGGATGTTGCGAACCGTGGGCGTCCGGGTGGCGATGAAATATGAGAAGGGATAGGCCACCACCAGGCAGATGAGAGTGGTGAGCACCGCTATCCAGACAGATCGGAACAGGATGTCGCGGACGATCGGTTCGGCCAGGCGGCGGTAGGAGTCGAGGTTCCAGCCGGCCAGATCGGTCCCACCGATCGTGTTCCGGGTCGCCACCGAGTAGATCACCACTATCCCGAACGGGATGGCGAAGAACAGTACGAGGTAGACGTAGGCGGGAAGTGACAGCAGGAACCCCCGCCTGGAATCGGCTCGCGCGGCAGCCCGCTCGAACTCCGGGGTGGCCTCCGGCAACGCCGCGCCGGCGCCTCCCGGTCCGGAGGGCGGTGGGGCGGCGGTCAGAGTCACTCCACTAGTCCTGTACCACCGCTACCGAGGATGGCTCCCACGACACGGTCACCTCGTCGCCCGTGCTGACCGAGGCCCCGCCGGGCCGGTTCTCCTCCCGGACGTCGACTTGCATCCATTGGAAGGACACGCGGTAGATCAGGGCGTTACCCAGGTAGGTGACCTGCTCCACCTGGCCGTCCACGGACGTGTGGTGCGCTGGCGCCCCGCCCCGGTGGTGCAGGAAGGCCTGCTCCGGACGCAGGCTGACCGCCACCCGGCCTCCCGGTGGGATGTCCGAGGGGGCTGCAATGGTGACCCCGTTGGTGAGGGTGACCCGATCCGGTCCGGTCACCATCCCGTCCAG
It encodes the following:
- a CDS encoding sodium-translocating pyrophosphatase: MSSDAVLVIALVAGLAALVLAVYYARVVMAADQGNDRMQELSAAIREGANAFMRREYTWVAVFVVVLAVLISVVLPWGAPWGSIAYIFGAVLSAAAGFAGMRIATAANSRTAEAARLGGVKRALPVAFRGGAVMGFCVAGLGLLGVTIGYLLFVEVLSISDSDQYNIIAAIGLGGSSIALFARVGGGIYTKAADVGADLVGKVEAGIPEDDPRNPAVIADNVGDNVGDVAGMGADLFESYVGSIVAPIAYAAIVFSSRSFATEAIIFPLAVAAIGMFAAIIGSFFVRVTGDNLAKALHRGNNVAVGLTVIGVLILTNVVFGGSGGVENPFGLSLAVLVGLAVGICVGKISEIFTSDHYKTVKEIARQSETGPATVILAGISEGMRSAAISVVVVAAGIAGAYAAGDWAIGDGGGIYGVAIAAIGVLSTLGITVAVDAYGPIADNAGGIAEMAHLPPEVREATDELDALGNTTAALGKGFAIGSAAVTALALFAAFTQAVGLDAIDITNVGTTVGLFLGGMFPFLFAALTIKAVGRAAFRMIEEVRRQFREIPGLLAGDPSARPEYARAVDIATGSALREMVIPGALAVALPLVVGFIDVEALGGLLAGALVTGFLLAIFMANAGGAWDNAKKLIESGAFGGKGSEQHKAAVIGDTVGDPFKDTSGPAMNIVIKVMTIVSLIFSAAFI
- a CDS encoding histidine phosphatase family protein codes for the protein MKRVLLVRHGESEANAGEIWQGATSSPLTARGRHQAGLAAERLAGGRFDLVESSDLERSLHTAEIAGFRPRVKAGWREGDIGVWEGRPGEWVEAHYGQDLTRLHGDYDLRMGETGESPRQVSERGWEALAGLLSRLEEGQTGLVFTHGGLIELVLWRLLGLPIGRRRLGFLSNTSLCELAFEDGEACILRYNDAAHLGPVSFWADVNRDGGGIVVDLIRHGVTQANLERRAQGRVDSDLHPWGREQARRLASWIGKVDEVFSSTLRRASVTAEIALGRPPVLVDERVEMSFGEWEGELWEELEASGRLSGYPRDGKDIRRGGTGETWSEAQERVTAFISSLAGTYSGRRVAAASHGGAIKAYSTAVLGFDYGKARLLGPLENTSVTQVAIAPDGHSTLATYNITHHLEGLEG
- a CDS encoding response regulator, which produces MRGADETVVLVVEDDPNIARLVDVYLRRDGYRVYKAADGATGLDRIKQYRPKPVILDIGLPGDVDGIQLCRELRATSDIPIIMLTTWAVVTVDDDGPGISREDRPHVFERLLRGPAHAPDRRGRLGSGPHHRGRTDRGHGRHGEHHRPPAHRHPIHRAAPRHGTLSPS
- a CDS encoding YceI family protein — its product is MSRRTRFVTGAVVAMLWVAIAAVGWWSLRTDGPEPVDLEAAVARLETAPGDDSGGLPASESDDRALGSTPATGSSEDSGVAPSAGPDASVSTSTAAAGDNTASTEAGSETTAVDTEAAGLAGVWTVVTSEGTDGTTGEAPVSLAGYRVVEVLAGGVDESTVVGRTADVAGAIELRGGTLVAATVQVEMATLRTDDSHRDSHARKALDTEGFPLATFKLAEPVELPAGVSEGERFSGSVLGDLTIKGVTNRVVFDLEAQLAGDGIVVVGSAPVTFSDYGVTAPTSIAVISVEDHGIMEFQLFFAR
- a CDS encoding AbrB/MazE/SpoVT family DNA-binding domain-containing protein gives rise to the protein MIESTITSKGQTTLPKAVREALSVHPGDRVRVAVFRGPFAARSGPA
- a CDS encoding GNAT family N-acetyltransferase, which codes for MTEDLRYMNLEARWARQLEALELRSFPSVNPADLYNAAELVELAEVFPEGNFVVLDGETPIAMGLGVRVHFDLSRPQHRMKDIMSGEHKAGHDPTGEWYYGTDIAVDPRYRRRGIGSRLYDLRQEVCRTLGLRGIVAGGVIPGYARHKDNMSAAEYVEKVAAGELYDRTLSFQIANGFEARGVLENYMEDPEVDDWASLIVWETR
- a CDS encoding FAD-binding oxidoreductase; its protein translation is MPDYSNLSLWMATFEGDLTPRPPLDGDASVDVAIVGGGFTGLWTAYYLTERDPSLSILVIEREICGFGASGRNGGWAVGELAAGFGAYARRSSRQSAGRLMDYVHGSVDEIGRVAATEAIECGFAKGGVIRFARSRAQAERQAAEIESNRANGIGEDIIRLLEPEEVRRFARPTDLHGGIFYAPCAALDPARLVRGLAGVVERRGVRIVERTAATAIRDGSVTTTGGRVGARVVIRATEAYTRDLPGERRTLVPLYSLMIATEPLDASTLAEIGLDTRPTFADDRYAVVYGQRTADNRIAFGGRAIPYLYGSRIDPATERNRRSHDLIRRVLVDIFPALGDAAITHEWGGVLAAPRNWVPAVRYDSRTGSGTAGGYVGEGVAPSNLAGRTLADLIVGADSELAELAWVGIESRPWEPEPLRWLGIRGTRAVMGWADRFEFGTGRSSRLGRLAYGLLRR
- the queG gene encoding tRNA epoxyqueuosine(34) reductase QueG, translated to MAASQVQVEAILDIGRRAGLAAVGVCRAEPFTEMAETLHQRKEDGLHGGMQFTYRNPERSTDPSRILPGAASLVVGALDFWRCEPDHPDDGLPYGRVAAYAREDHYAALRSALDQVADALRAAGHRAVVVADGNSLVDRAAAYRAAIGWWGKSSNILVPGAGSLVVLGAVVTDAPLCDTDPAPMADGCGSCRQCLDGCPTGAIIAPGVVDARRCLAWLVQESGVFRPEFRVALGDRIYGCDDCAEVCPPNRVRVRLDSPRAKRPNEAWVSLVDLLDASDEDLMARFGRWYIPRRQPRYLRRNALVALGNVGDPSEPRVRSAVSQALAHPDPLVRAHAVWCARRLELGLTALQGRDDPLVREELDRRVPVRAPLA
- a CDS encoding spermidine/putrescine ABC transporter substrate-binding protein, coding for MRPTPMRRLVAVLAAMTLLAAACAEDGGDSAAAADCEVGQTDGDLNLYNWAEYIDPDLVDAFAAEYGVAMTVDVYDSNEAMQPIISAGNSGYDLIVPSDYMVAILIAGEDIQPLNKDAIPNIGNISADFSDLVYDPAGDYSVPYQWGTTGLAVDTAVVGTDFPRSWSIVFDPSFADQYAGRISLLNDPRETLGAALKYLGYSLNTTDDAELEEAKQLVAEARGRVAAFDTDQADELLTTGETAIAHGYSGDMFTQFLETDDPSRYVYFVPEEGGTRWIDNMAIPHDAPNPCTAHTFINWILDPENGAALSNYNYYSTPNEAALDGLEQELLDFVADPAVIPGGVGSLEEIQDTGDFEINYTDAFIEAVG